One Deltaproteobacteria bacterium genomic window carries:
- a CDS encoding ferritin-like domain-containing protein, whose product MSTDIGSDAKTVDAAPFQKRLPNAAPDSPDNWTLYDQFLDICEGHRWKMAEVRKEIESVDPAVLTDNDRQVIDCAGEIAVVEGNAPSIVVNQLALMLYDAEFAAWATYQVGEEAKHFHVMRHYCRRVGHPIAAQHGEAYVVAQQKGFDPNDFQDEYGVVLINLFGETLNVHLYQVLAGAADEPVLKSLLQRIARDERRHQQWFAAYFRKRAAADAAYIGHALVSLRRLIKIDEPPERGAQRHQGTGAANYLQATEKVLRYGYSLPIIARTVREQWEVLERCFGDRLDIDRRQFIVRQTARPSTIAAAVR is encoded by the coding sequence ATGTCGACCGACATTGGCAGCGACGCGAAGACTGTCGATGCGGCTCCGTTCCAGAAGCGGCTGCCCAACGCCGCGCCCGATTCGCCCGACAACTGGACCCTCTACGATCAGTTCCTCGATATCTGCGAGGGGCATCGCTGGAAAATGGCGGAGGTGCGGAAGGAGATCGAGTCTGTCGACCCCGCGGTGCTCACCGACAACGACCGCCAGGTGATCGACTGCGCCGGCGAGATCGCGGTGGTCGAAGGCAACGCGCCGTCGATCGTGGTCAACCAACTTGCCCTCATGCTCTATGACGCCGAGTTTGCCGCGTGGGCGACGTACCAGGTGGGCGAGGAGGCGAAGCACTTCCACGTCATGCGTCATTATTGCCGGCGCGTCGGACATCCGATCGCGGCGCAACACGGCGAAGCGTACGTTGTCGCGCAGCAAAAGGGGTTCGACCCGAACGATTTCCAAGACGAGTACGGCGTCGTGTTGATCAACCTGTTCGGCGAGACGCTCAATGTTCACCTCTATCAAGTCCTGGCCGGCGCCGCGGACGAACCGGTGCTGAAGAGCCTCCTCCAACGCATCGCGCGCGACGAGCGGCGCCACCAGCAATGGTTCGCGGCGTATTTTCGCAAGCGTGCGGCGGCGGACGCGGCCTACATCGGGCACGCCCTCGTGTCGCTGCGCCGCCTCATCAAAATCGATGAGCCGCCCGAGCGCGGCGCGCAGCGACATCAGGGCACCGGCGCGGCCAACTACCTGCAAGCGACGGAGAAGGTGTTGCGCTACGGTTATTCGCTGCCGATCATCGCCCGCACGGTGCGTGAACAGTGGGAAGTGCTCGAACGCTGCTTCGGCGATCGGCTCGATATCGACCGGCGCCAGTTCATCGTTCGCCAAACGGCGCGGCCCAGTACGATTGCCGCCGCCGTGCGATGA
- a CDS encoding tryptophan 7-halogenase produces MTKSFDVVVIGGGPAGSSAAGFLAQSGLRVRLFERERFPRYHIGESLLSATLPILDALGVSPAIEEAGFIRKPGGTLVWGSSSEPWSFFFREDPGGRPYAFHVLRSQFDHILLKHAASLGVDIREAHRVQELRYNEETQRTHVVALDERNATVEADAAWVIDASGQQALLGHRDHLREFNPFFKNLAVFGYYENAERLDGPVAGNILSAAFSDGWFWFIPLHDGTTSIGAVVDARRFAGEAAGDTLALYLRLVAACEPVARRVRNATLVSPIRVIRDYSYCSQRFHGPGYLLAGDAACFIDPVFSTGVHLACLSGYLASQAVGAILIGASVQPQLDQYDARYRAAFERYLNFLYFFYDHHRDPDSYFWTARKILSSDDSLDTRTAFVRLMSGGGDLLNDDAALRKELDARHARLTKAVREGRFAAAPDAGLFRVRSTLVEMERGKKE; encoded by the coding sequence ATGACGAAGTCGTTTGATGTCGTTGTCATCGGCGGCGGGCCTGCGGGCTCATCGGCGGCCGGGTTTCTCGCGCAGTCGGGTTTACGCGTTCGTCTGTTCGAGCGAGAGCGGTTCCCGCGCTACCACATCGGCGAGTCGTTGCTGTCGGCGACGTTGCCGATCCTCGACGCGCTGGGTGTCAGCCCCGCGATCGAGGAAGCTGGGTTCATCCGCAAACCAGGTGGTACGCTGGTGTGGGGCAGTAGCTCGGAGCCGTGGAGCTTCTTCTTTCGCGAAGATCCCGGCGGCCGACCCTATGCGTTCCACGTGCTGCGTTCGCAGTTCGATCACATCTTGCTGAAGCACGCCGCCAGTTTGGGCGTCGACATTCGCGAAGCGCATCGAGTGCAGGAGCTGCGCTACAACGAGGAGACGCAGCGTACGCATGTCGTCGCCCTCGATGAACGCAATGCGACCGTCGAAGCCGACGCCGCGTGGGTGATCGATGCCAGCGGCCAGCAGGCGCTGCTCGGCCATCGTGATCACCTGCGTGAGTTCAATCCGTTCTTCAAGAATCTGGCCGTGTTCGGATACTACGAGAATGCCGAGCGGCTCGACGGTCCGGTGGCCGGCAACATTCTCTCCGCGGCGTTCAGTGACGGCTGGTTCTGGTTCATTCCGCTGCACGACGGCACGACGAGCATCGGTGCGGTCGTGGATGCGCGTCGTTTCGCCGGCGAAGCGGCCGGGGATACGTTGGCGCTCTACTTGCGCTTGGTTGCTGCGTGCGAGCCGGTCGCGCGACGCGTTCGTAACGCCACGCTGGTGTCGCCGATCCGGGTGATCCGCGACTACTCGTATTGCAGCCAGCGCTTCCACGGACCGGGCTATCTCCTGGCTGGCGACGCGGCGTGCTTCATCGATCCGGTGTTCTCCACCGGCGTGCACCTCGCGTGTTTGTCGGGGTATCTCGCTTCACAAGCCGTCGGCGCCATTCTCATCGGTGCGTCGGTGCAGCCGCAACTCGATCAGTACGATGCCCGTTACCGCGCGGCCTTCGAGCGCTATCTCAACTTTCTCTATTTCTTCTACGACCACCACCGCGATCCCGATTCGTACTTCTGGACCGCGCGTAAAATTCTCAGCTCCGACGATTCGCTCGACACGCGCACGGCGTTCGTGCGGCTGATGTCCGGCGGCGGCGATCTTCTCAACGACGACGCCGCGCTGCGCAAGGAATTGGACGCGCGTCACGCGCGGCTGACCAAAGCGGTCCGCGAAGGCCGCTTCGCAGCCGCACCCGACGCCGGACTGTTCCGCGTGCGCAGTACGCTGGTGGAGATGGAGCGGGGGAAGAAAGAGTAG
- a CDS encoding B12-binding domain-containing radical SAM protein, which translates to MARQASIGGEEVEGGFGIAARHVDIPAKTAHIPPVRILLISPTHYNPDGSLHKTTRYWTSGLTLPYLRALTPPGYEVSMVDELFYDVDLQGDYDLVGITAMGPQIKRAYDLADHFRARGVRVVLGGTWVTLTVDESLKHADAVVAGEAEGVWPQLLADFSEGLNRRVYRAERWHNLVDLPRVDYTRLPLLKYDAFKTSWLYRMYFHWPVVFSRGCPHPCEYCAVQTYYQRSFRTRPVGEVIEDLQTIKSLGANRILFLDDNPIAHPEAAKELFRAMIPLKLKWASQSTINIARDPELLDLAARSGCVSLSIGLESINEASLESIKKGFNLPQRFRGDLAAIRAKGIQVIALLMVGLDGDTVDTFQRSLQFLIDNKITFLKLFTPCPYPGTKYYDDMMKAGRIVEQDWGRYDYGSPLITPTNMTGDEMMEGFKYVYEGFYTTRAIAKRLLPPPAGNYIETLAYLVANLKVNRYLRSHENAWATIS; encoded by the coding sequence ATGGCGCGGCAAGCTAGCATAGGCGGCGAGGAAGTCGAAGGTGGTTTCGGTATAGCGGCGCGACACGTTGACATACCCGCCAAAACTGCGCACATTCCGCCGGTGCGTATCCTGTTAATCTCGCCGACTCACTACAACCCGGACGGCTCGCTGCATAAGACCACGCGCTACTGGACCAGCGGGCTGACGTTGCCGTACCTCAGGGCGCTGACGCCGCCCGGGTACGAAGTGTCGATGGTCGACGAGCTGTTCTACGACGTCGATCTGCAGGGCGACTATGATCTCGTCGGCATTACCGCGATGGGGCCGCAGATCAAGCGCGCGTACGATCTCGCCGACCACTTTCGGGCACGCGGCGTGCGGGTCGTGCTCGGCGGGACATGGGTCACGCTGACCGTCGATGAATCGCTCAAGCACGCTGATGCGGTCGTGGCCGGCGAGGCGGAGGGCGTATGGCCGCAACTGCTTGCCGACTTCTCCGAAGGGCTGAATCGCCGCGTCTACCGCGCCGAGCGTTGGCACAACCTCGTCGATCTGCCGCGCGTCGACTACACGCGGCTGCCGCTGCTCAAGTACGACGCGTTCAAAACCAGTTGGCTGTATCGCATGTACTTCCACTGGCCCGTGGTATTTTCACGCGGCTGTCCGCATCCGTGTGAGTATTGCGCGGTGCAAACCTACTACCAGCGCAGTTTCCGCACGCGGCCGGTCGGCGAGGTCATCGAAGACTTGCAGACCATCAAGTCGCTCGGCGCCAACCGCATCCTGTTTCTCGACGACAATCCGATCGCGCATCCCGAAGCCGCGAAGGAATTGTTTCGCGCGATGATTCCACTGAAGCTGAAGTGGGCCAGCCAATCGACCATCAACATCGCGCGCGATCCCGAGCTGCTCGACCTCGCCGCGCGGAGCGGCTGCGTTAGCCTGTCCATCGGTCTTGAGAGCATCAACGAAGCCAGCCTCGAGTCGATCAAGAAGGGTTTCAACCTGCCGCAGCGATTCCGCGGAGACCTTGCCGCGATTCGCGCCAAAGGCATCCAGGTGATCGCCCTGTTGATGGTCGGGCTCGACGGCGACACCGTCGACACCTTCCAACGCTCGCTGCAGTTCCTGATCGACAACAAGATTACCTTCTTGAAGCTGTTCACGCCGTGCCCCTACCCCGGCACGAAGTATTACGACGACATGATGAAGGCCGGCCGTATCGTCGAGCAGGACTGGGGTCGCTACGACTACGGCAGCCCGCTGATCACGCCGACGAACATGACCGGCGACGAGATGATGGAGGGCTTCAAATACGTCTACGAGGGATTCTACACTACGCGGGCCATCGCCAAGCGGCTCCTACCTCCGCCAGCCGGCAACTACATCGAGACCCTCGCCTACTTGGTGGCGAACCTCAAAGTAAACCGTTACCTGCGCTCACACGAGAACGCTTGGGCAACGATCTCTTGA
- a CDS encoding 1-acyl-sn-glycerol-3-phosphate acyltransferase yields the protein MMGPTESQVLAAVPATRARVVLNRIIFRGMLFTMGAIAVAMYRLVRNKNVTWAFAKVQARNLSRLCGVRVRVRGLEHLGAGPYMFTPNHTSHFDIAALLGYLPGNNRFAAKKEMFSQPILGAVLRTMGMIPIDRDNPLEAIELLNQLKLDQFSTIIFPEGTRSRDGNLLPFKKGPFVAAIHLGVPIVPVVCKGTTEVMPKGKYLSILPGDVELVVLPPIATSGLTYDDRDRLREMVREQIAAELKR from the coding sequence ATGATGGGTCCGACTGAAAGCCAAGTTCTCGCTGCGGTGCCGGCGACGCGCGCGCGCGTGGTGCTCAACCGCATCATCTTTCGCGGCATGCTGTTCACAATGGGCGCGATCGCGGTGGCGATGTATCGCTTGGTTCGGAACAAGAACGTCACCTGGGCATTCGCCAAGGTGCAGGCGCGCAACCTCAGCCGACTGTGCGGCGTGCGCGTGCGGGTGCGCGGCCTCGAACACCTGGGTGCCGGGCCGTATATGTTCACGCCGAATCATACCAGCCATTTCGACATCGCCGCCTTGCTCGGCTACCTGCCCGGCAACAATCGCTTTGCGGCGAAGAAGGAAATGTTCAGCCAGCCGATTCTCGGCGCGGTGTTGCGCACGATGGGCATGATCCCTATCGATCGCGACAATCCGCTCGAGGCCATCGAGCTGCTCAATCAACTCAAACTCGATCAGTTCTCCACGATCATCTTTCCCGAAGGCACGCGCAGCCGCGACGGCAATCTGCTGCCGTTCAAGAAGGGGCCGTTCGTCGCCGCGATCCACCTCGGCGTGCCGATCGTCCCGGTCGTCTGCAAAGGCACCACCGAGGTCATGCCCAAGGGCAAGTATCTGTCGATTCTTCCCGGCGATGTGGAACTCGTGGTGTTGCCGCCGATCGCGACCAGCGGTCTAACCTACGATGACCGCGACCGCTTGCGCGAAATGGTCCGCGAGCAGATCGCGGCCGAACTCAAGCGCTGA
- a CDS encoding cytochrome C, whose protein sequence is MKRAWRAVLAFTMVASVGARAADPAQGFLLQSPGYNQPRDIDEWRKDEQPGALKPYPAAPPGTTNPAGGLSQFGGSASSSFGSPDLGMPFVEWKKKMEAQRPAVDKAAHAVLESRFHLDCKTDKAATMSRGKPQPVGPTGRLPKGVTSWEQYAAKSPDEIRTQDAFPWKPLDHPLQSTAHMVFPPTWTRVHLEHERFDVRFDIPECYLPEFPPALYLTTHRELGDVTRGVEITYANYFDMFNGLVTPEQLDGLRLLVTPFQTTWFNVTHHRVTAEPSQGVACFSCHVNGHTNGAMELAPDARPNYARLRVDTPTMRGNYAQLIFSSKRSIRTMDHFAEVEEYFDGDTTMLAAIGGRDLQKAQTNHMGDFNAIIDFPPAPKLDVLNRLMPAQATPQELRGEALFQGKAQCASCHRAATQFTDNTMHDLRVERFYAGRPEGPIKTFPLRGIKDSPPYLHDGRLLTLEDTVEFFNIVLGTQLNADEKQDLVAYLRCL, encoded by the coding sequence ATGAAGCGAGCGTGGCGAGCAGTGCTGGCATTCACGATGGTGGCGAGCGTGGGCGCACGGGCCGCCGATCCGGCGCAAGGCTTCTTGCTGCAGAGCCCCGGCTACAACCAGCCGCGCGATATCGATGAGTGGCGCAAAGACGAGCAACCCGGTGCGCTCAAGCCGTACCCCGCGGCGCCACCGGGCACCACCAACCCCGCCGGCGGGCTGTCGCAGTTCGGTGGCAGCGCATCGTCATCGTTCGGCAGTCCGGATCTTGGCATGCCCTTCGTCGAGTGGAAAAAGAAGATGGAGGCGCAACGCCCGGCCGTCGACAAAGCGGCGCACGCAGTGCTCGAGTCGCGCTTTCACCTCGATTGCAAGACCGACAAGGCCGCGACCATGTCGCGCGGCAAGCCGCAGCCGGTGGGGCCGACCGGTCGCCTACCCAAGGGCGTCACGAGCTGGGAGCAGTACGCCGCCAAGTCGCCGGACGAGATTCGCACACAAGACGCGTTTCCGTGGAAGCCGCTCGATCATCCGTTGCAGTCGACCGCGCACATGGTCTTCCCGCCAACGTGGACGCGCGTGCACCTGGAACATGAGCGGTTCGACGTCCGGTTCGACATTCCCGAGTGCTACCTGCCCGAGTTTCCACCGGCGCTCTATCTCACCACGCATCGTGAGCTTGGTGACGTGACGCGCGGCGTGGAGATCACGTACGCGAACTACTTCGACATGTTCAACGGACTGGTGACGCCCGAACAACTCGACGGCCTGCGGCTGCTCGTCACGCCATTTCAAACTACCTGGTTCAACGTCACTCATCATCGCGTCACCGCCGAGCCGTCGCAGGGCGTCGCTTGCTTCTCGTGTCACGTCAACGGACACACCAACGGGGCGATGGAACTCGCGCCCGACGCGCGGCCGAACTACGCTCGTCTGCGCGTCGACACGCCGACCATGCGCGGCAACTACGCTCAACTCATTTTCTCGTCCAAGCGCTCGATCCGCACGATGGACCACTTCGCCGAGGTCGAAGAGTACTTCGATGGCGATACGACGATGCTGGCCGCGATTGGCGGCCGCGACCTGCAGAAGGCGCAGACCAATCACATGGGCGACTTCAACGCCATCATCGACTTCCCGCCGGCACCGAAGCTCGACGTGCTGAATCGCCTGATGCCGGCTCAGGCAACGCCGCAGGAGTTACGCGGTGAAGCGCTCTTCCAAGGCAAGGCGCAGTGCGCGAGTTGTCACCGGGCGGCGACTCAGTTCACCGACAACACCATGCACGACTTGCGCGTCGAACGTTTCTACGCCGGTCGACCGGAAGGGCCGATCAAAACCTTCCCGCTGCGCGGCATCAAGGACTCGCCGCCCTACTTGCACGACGGGCGCTTGTTGACCTTGGAAGACACGGTCGAGTTCTTCAACATCGTCCTGGGCACGCAACTCAACGCCGACGAGAAGCAGGATCTCGTCGCCTACCTGCGGTGTCTCTGA
- a CDS encoding CRTAC1 family protein: MDMFDGVGRRRDQSSGTLVNIGEHSLNGRERNCLFRNNGDGTFTDVGYVDQADRIEDGRGVSIVDYDRDGQLDVILRNYHQPAQVLHNVGGPGHWLELKLTGTRSNRDAVGARIAVTTDGQRQIREVHAGSAYLSGSSLVQHFGLGPRTHVDSIDVRWPSGEETTLLDVSADQRLMLREGESQVVNLRGENR, encoded by the coding sequence ATGGACATGTTTGACGGCGTCGGTCGGCGCCGCGATCAAAGCTCAGGAACCCTGGTGAACATCGGCGAACACAGTCTGAACGGCCGCGAGCGCAACTGCCTGTTTCGCAACAATGGCGACGGGACGTTTACCGATGTCGGCTATGTGGATCAGGCCGATCGTATCGAAGATGGCCGCGGCGTCTCCATCGTCGACTATGACCGCGACGGGCAACTCGACGTAATCCTGCGCAACTACCACCAACCCGCGCAGGTGCTGCACAACGTCGGCGGTCCTGGCCACTGGCTCGAACTCAAGCTGACTGGCACGCGCAGTAACCGCGACGCAGTGGGTGCGCGCATAGCCGTGACGACCGACGGCCAGCGCCAGATCCGCGAAGTGCACGCGGGGTCGGCGTACTTGTCGGGGTCGTCGCTGGTCCAGCACTTTGGGCTCGGACCGCGCACACATGTCGATTCGATTGACGTGCGATGGCCGTCGGGCGAGGAGACTACGCTCCTCGATGTGTCGGCGGATCAGCGGCTCATGCTGCGCGAGGGCGAGTCGCAAGTCGTCAATCTTCGCGGGGAGAACAGATGA
- a CDS encoding VCBS repeat-containing protein, whose protein sequence is MRSRLPNLQKFLTLVLLLPASGCLLFAGRHWEDARKLEIEPINSTVHRHLPQNIKAKDLDAILQIYATDSGNGLPWNEPVPVADSFSERRVRWMGPAATEPMRDRYQHLFDLFEVIDKAEVRIHRVYWDQRDARGYPADVHLLVRGIGPNREYRLLDQRARVTIAQRGNDWVLTSEEVTSRDLLASSQPRFELATEAAGVQDTHDISGSPPFRLIGDMAASSGVAVGDIDCDGFEDVALLSTNHLKMYRNSGNGTFSDVTVSAGFGDDFDIAATGLVFFDADNDGDADLWVCGIRGDRFYRNDGCGLFVDATATAGLQPSRWGSMPIVADYDRDGFLDVYVVRMGDHEKTAPSPSWDAHNGVPHTLYRNNGDGTFSDVTAAAGIHESGWGLAGAWGDYNNDGYPDIFVGNEFGTKSLYRNNGDGTFTNVAAAAGALDRGAAMGITWGDYDNDGYLDLFISNMYANSRWVMFHPEYPPPVPWYLSWVPRSDIHSVINELTRGSTLLHNNGDGTFTDVSDKAGVRDGQWGWGAEFFDYNNDGRLDIYAANGFISGPLLDDV, encoded by the coding sequence ATGCGAAGCCGTCTTCCCAACCTACAGAAGTTCTTGACGCTCGTCTTGCTGTTGCCGGCGTCGGGCTGCCTATTGTTTGCCGGCCGGCACTGGGAAGACGCGCGCAAGTTAGAGATCGAACCGATCAATTCGACCGTACACCGCCATCTCCCGCAGAACATCAAAGCCAAAGATCTCGACGCCATTCTCCAAATCTACGCAACCGACAGCGGCAACGGCCTCCCCTGGAACGAGCCCGTTCCCGTAGCCGACAGTTTCAGCGAACGACGAGTGCGCTGGATGGGCCCCGCAGCGACGGAGCCAATGCGCGATCGCTATCAGCATCTCTTCGACTTGTTCGAGGTGATCGACAAGGCGGAAGTGCGCATTCACCGCGTCTACTGGGATCAGCGCGATGCACGCGGCTACCCCGCCGATGTGCACCTATTGGTGCGCGGCATCGGACCGAATCGTGAGTACCGCCTGCTCGATCAGCGCGCGCGCGTGACCATCGCGCAGCGAGGCAACGATTGGGTCCTGACCAGCGAAGAGGTGACGTCGCGCGACCTGCTCGCCAGCTCGCAACCTCGCTTCGAGCTGGCGACAGAAGCCGCCGGGGTACAGGACACGCACGACATCTCCGGCTCGCCGCCGTTTCGCCTGATCGGCGACATGGCGGCCAGCTCCGGCGTCGCCGTCGGCGATATTGATTGCGACGGCTTCGAAGATGTCGCGCTGTTGAGCACGAACCATCTGAAGATGTACCGCAACAGTGGCAACGGGACGTTCTCCGACGTGACCGTGAGCGCCGGCTTTGGCGACGACTTCGATATCGCAGCGACCGGACTGGTCTTCTTCGATGCCGACAACGACGGCGACGCCGATCTCTGGGTCTGCGGCATCCGCGGCGATCGCTTCTACCGCAACGACGGCTGCGGACTGTTCGTCGACGCCACCGCCACCGCCGGCCTGCAGCCCAGCCGATGGGGGAGCATGCCGATCGTCGCCGATTACGATCGGGACGGGTTCCTCGACGTCTACGTCGTCCGCATGGGCGACCACGAAAAGACCGCGCCGAGCCCTAGCTGGGACGCGCACAACGGCGTACCGCACACGCTCTATCGCAACAACGGCGACGGCACCTTCAGCGACGTCACCGCAGCAGCCGGCATTCACGAGTCCGGCTGGGGTTTGGCGGGCGCCTGGGGCGACTACAACAACGACGGCTACCCGGACATCTTTGTCGGCAACGAGTTCGGCACCAAATCGCTCTATCGCAACAACGGCGACGGCACCTTCACCAACGTGGCCGCGGCCGCCGGCGCACTCGACCGTGGCGCGGCGATGGGCATCACGTGGGGAGACTACGACAACGATGGCTATCTCGATTTGTTCATCTCAAACATGTACGCCAACTCGCGCTGGGTCATGTTTCATCCCGAGTACCCACCCCCGGTGCCCTGGTATCTGAGTTGGGTGCCGCGCTCCGACATCCATTCCGTCATCAACGAGCTTACCCGCGGTAGCACCTTGCTGCACAACAACGGAGACGGCACCTTCACCGATGTCAGCGACAAGGCGGGCGTGCGCGACGGACAGTGGGGGTGGGGCGCCGAGTTCTTCGACTACAACAACGACGGCCGGCTCGACATCTATGCTGCTAACGGATTCATCTCGGGCCCGTTGCTTGACGATGTCTGA
- a CDS encoding lysophospholipid acyltransferase family protein gives MSVASPSLARLGQALRFDGLWWRKFAYLGCVYGPEWWKHYSPPAIAAIIFTLVGSNRRGATANLRRILNESDPRSAGLMALQMFAQFAHCFTETMEYYGPRPHPIRLELPAHDPLAEALRDGHGAVVVTGHFGNWDIAAKTLRDYQRPINVVMAREMNATTQEYVRAARERAGVRVLFSDSSVFSSLNMIRALRQNEIVAIQLDRMLGPGGARLVPFFGALAPFPSGPFVLARLARAPVVPVFIPRLGTRHYEIRVGGRFRLAREARDSHALDRVMAEVVGEFEAIVREFPTQWFQFGPFWPADAPATTSAHTTTDQAQDSLPRQVRS, from the coding sequence ATGAGTGTCGCCTCACCTTCACTCGCGCGCCTGGGGCAAGCACTTCGTTTCGATGGGCTGTGGTGGCGGAAGTTTGCCTACCTCGGATGCGTCTATGGCCCCGAATGGTGGAAGCACTATTCGCCACCGGCGATCGCCGCGATCATCTTCACACTGGTCGGCAGCAATCGCCGCGGTGCGACTGCCAACCTGCGGCGCATCCTGAATGAGAGCGACCCGCGATCCGCCGGGTTGATGGCGCTCCAGATGTTCGCGCAATTCGCGCACTGTTTCACCGAAACGATGGAGTACTACGGCCCGCGCCCGCATCCGATTCGACTCGAGTTACCGGCGCACGATCCGCTCGCCGAAGCGCTGCGCGACGGGCACGGAGCCGTCGTCGTCACCGGCCACTTTGGCAATTGGGACATCGCCGCCAAGACCCTGCGCGACTATCAGCGGCCGATCAACGTGGTCATGGCTCGCGAGATGAACGCCACGACCCAAGAGTACGTGCGCGCCGCCCGCGAACGGGCGGGCGTCCGGGTGCTGTTCAGCGACAGCTCGGTGTTCTCGTCGCTCAACATGATCCGCGCGCTGCGCCAAAACGAGATCGTCGCCATCCAGCTTGACCGCATGCTCGGCCCCGGCGGTGCGCGGCTGGTGCCGTTCTTTGGCGCGCTGGCGCCATTTCCGTCGGGGCCGTTCGTGCTGGCACGGCTCGCCCGGGCGCCGGTGGTCCCCGTCTTCATTCCGCGGCTCGGCACTCGTCACTACGAGATTCGAGTCGGCGGGCGCTTCCGGCTCGCTCGCGAAGCCCGTGATAGTCACGCGCTCGACCGCGTCATGGCCGAAGTGGTCGGCGAGTTCGAAGCGATCGTGCGCGAGTTCCCGACGCAATGGTTCCAGTTCGGTCCATTTTGGCCGGCCGACGCCCCGGCCACGACCAGTGCGCACACGACTACGGACCAGGCCCAGGACAGTCTACCGCGTCAAGTTCGATCATAA
- a CDS encoding glycosyltransferase family 2 protein: MPDVAVLIPALNCERTIADVVTGARRFIATVLVVDDGSRDATGERAAGAGAEVVTHPRNRGKGAALQTGLQLLARRGFDRVLTMDGDGQHLSAEIPVLLRASDAAPAAIAIGARQFEAVAIAPLKLFGNRFANRWVEIACGQRLPDTQSGFRVYPLRRTLALGARAEHFAFETEVLIRAARAGLTIRSAPVDVYYPPADERVSHFRPFLDTVRIIFVVLGLIFRIR, translated from the coding sequence ATGCCAGACGTCGCGGTGCTGATTCCGGCGCTCAATTGCGAGCGTACGATAGCTGACGTAGTAACTGGCGCGCGCCGATTCATTGCCACGGTGCTGGTGGTCGACGATGGTTCGCGGGACGCGACCGGCGAACGCGCCGCCGGCGCCGGCGCTGAGGTCGTGACCCATCCGCGCAATCGCGGCAAAGGCGCCGCGCTGCAGACCGGCCTGCAACTACTCGCCCGCCGCGGCTTCGACCGCGTGCTCACCATGGATGGTGACGGGCAACACCTCAGCGCCGAGATCCCCGTGCTGCTGCGCGCTTCAGACGCGGCGCCCGCGGCCATCGCAATTGGCGCACGCCAGTTCGAAGCGGTGGCGATTGCTCCGCTGAAGTTGTTTGGCAACCGGTTCGCCAATCGCTGGGTCGAGATCGCCTGCGGTCAGCGGCTGCCGGATACGCAATCGGGGTTCCGCGTCTATCCGTTGCGCCGGACGCTGGCGCTCGGCGCGCGCGCAGAGCATTTCGCCTTCGAGACCGAAGTGCTCATTCGGGCGGCGCGCGCCGGCCTCACGATCCGTTCGGCGCCGGTCGATGTGTACTATCCACCAGCGGATGAGCGCGTGAGTCACTTCCGCCCGTTCCTCGATACGGTGCGCATCATCTTCGTGGTCTTGGGATTGATCTTTCGGATACGGTGA
- a CDS encoding 1-acyl-sn-glycerol-3-phosphate acyltransferase: protein MLARALSLLFWLFLVVSSLLLFPFALVIWATTVLFDRRLALLHQFTCFWASLYTWLNPVWRVRIEGRERIRAGVAYVMVANHQSLLDILVLFRLFKHFKWVSKVENFRVPAIGWNMALNRYIKLRRGDRKSIERMMRACRDAIAQGSSIMMFPEGTRSPDGHMRAFKPGAFELALQTAAPILPIVVWGTSRALPKRGFVLQGRHAIRIRVLPEIPAASFAHKEVNQLMQEVREVIASELGDRTTASAA from the coding sequence ATGCTAGCGCGCGCGCTCTCGCTCCTGTTCTGGCTTTTTCTGGTTGTGAGTTCGCTCCTGCTGTTTCCATTCGCCCTAGTGATCTGGGCGACAACCGTGCTGTTCGATCGCAGACTGGCGCTCCTCCACCAATTCACTTGCTTCTGGGCCTCGCTCTACACCTGGCTCAATCCGGTGTGGCGCGTGCGCATCGAAGGGCGCGAACGGATTCGCGCCGGCGTGGCCTATGTCATGGTGGCCAATCACCAATCGCTGCTCGATATTCTGGTGCTCTTTCGGCTGTTCAAGCACTTCAAGTGGGTGTCGAAGGTCGAGAACTTCCGGGTGCCGGCCATCGGCTGGAACATGGCGCTCAACCGCTACATCAAGCTGCGGCGTGGCGATCGTAAGAGCATCGAGCGGATGATGCGCGCGTGTCGCGACGCGATCGCGCAGGGCAGCTCGATCATGATGTTCCCCGAAGGCACGCGCTCGCCCGACGGCCACATGCGTGCCTTCAAACCGGGCGCCTTCGAACTGGCTTTGCAAACCGCGGCGCCGATCCTCCCGATCGTGGTGTGGGGGACATCGCGCGCGCTACCGAAGCGTGGCTTCGTGTTGCAAGGCCGGCACGCGATCCGCATCCGCGTGCTGCCGGAAATCCCCGCGGCCAGCTTCGCGCACAAAGAGGTCAATCAGCTCATGCAAGAAGTCCGCGAGGTGATCGCCAGCGAACTCGGCGACCGCACCACCGCATCAGCCGCGTAG